Proteins co-encoded in one Sporosarcina sp. FSL K6-1522 genomic window:
- a CDS encoding substrate-binding domain-containing protein has translation MKKYKFSLVAALLAILLVLAGCSDSSGTEGTDGKKEGNKDGGDKFKIGFAIKTQDSPYFVSLVEAVKEYAEEEGWAVTVLDANGDTAKEAENIETFIAQGVDLIYLDAIEPDAVVPSINKAAEAGIGVINLDSGVGEEAEDITTVYSDNKQNGRLVGLAYAEKMGDEEITSIILSGAKGNVAGGERRTGLFAGILEGKLGVSEEEAWKLAGELDDQLTSKGKASNAEAKFSVVGQGWGAWTEEEGLKAAEDLITANPNLTTVLGENDQMLFGAMTALQNAGIEKVDIVAAADGAKEAYDLIKEGKYFATGENSPYKVAQLGIKIGKEILVDGKDPKSYDEITLTEPAAVTKDNVDEYYEFGF, from the coding sequence ATGAAAAAGTACAAATTTTCTCTTGTTGCAGCGCTTCTTGCGATTTTGCTAGTTTTGGCTGGGTGTAGTGATTCATCAGGTACAGAAGGAACAGATGGTAAAAAAGAAGGCAATAAAGACGGTGGAGATAAATTTAAAATTGGATTTGCCATTAAGACACAAGATTCACCTTACTTCGTTTCACTTGTTGAAGCAGTGAAAGAATACGCTGAAGAAGAGGGCTGGGCAGTCACGGTATTGGATGCAAACGGGGATACAGCAAAAGAAGCGGAAAATATTGAGACATTTATTGCACAAGGCGTAGATTTAATTTACTTGGATGCTATTGAACCGGATGCAGTCGTACCAAGTATTAATAAAGCAGCTGAAGCAGGCATCGGCGTCATCAACTTGGATAGCGGTGTTGGTGAAGAAGCAGAGGATATTACGACTGTTTATTCTGATAACAAACAAAATGGGCGTCTTGTAGGACTTGCTTACGCAGAGAAAATGGGCGATGAAGAAATCACTTCTATCATTTTGAGTGGTGCAAAAGGTAACGTTGCTGGTGGAGAACGTCGCACAGGTTTATTTGCAGGGATTTTGGAAGGAAAGCTTGGCGTGTCTGAAGAAGAAGCTTGGAAACTTGCTGGGGAACTGGATGACCAGTTGACATCTAAAGGGAAAGCATCTAATGCAGAAGCGAAATTCTCTGTAGTTGGACAAGGTTGGGGAGCTTGGACGGAAGAAGAAGGCTTGAAAGCAGCTGAAGACTTAATCACTGCGAATCCGAATTTGACAACTGTTCTTGGCGAGAACGATCAGATGTTATTTGGTGCAATGACAGCACTTCAAAATGCCGGTATTGAAAAAGTTGATATTGTAGCGGCAGCTGACGGTGCGAAAGAGGCTTATGATTTGATCAAAGAAGGAAAATATTTCGCAACGGGTGAAAACAGTCCGTATAAAGTAGCTCAATTAGGTATCAAAATCGGTAAAGAAATTCTTGTTGACGGTAAAGATCCAAAGAGCTATGACGAGATTACTTTAACAGAACCAGCAGCTGTTACAAAAGACAATGTAGACGAATATTACGAATTCGGATTCTGA
- the pfkB gene encoding 1-phosphofructokinase has protein sequence MIITVTINASVDKYYRVPTYLSGKVNRVDKVIHTAGGKGLNVARVIHALGVPVKAVGIIGGHNGNLICDLLSQEGIDFDFMRAPIESRSCINIIDKNGQSTELLESGNEVNDEVISRFLTYFEQMLTGIEIVTLSGSVLKGMPETIYRQLVSIAKKKHKKVILDTNGEYLLHGIEGSPTIIKPNRQEIEHIMGVENATIEQLVEHCLSYVEMGVEKVLVSLGHEGALLVSEEGVWKGCPPKLEVVNTVGSGDSMVGALAVGLQQQISPEQLLRSAIAVSAANTLTEKTGEVRKEDISSIYNRTQVTTLR, from the coding sequence ATGATCATAACTGTCACTATCAATGCTTCAGTGGACAAGTATTATAGGGTTCCGACGTATTTATCTGGGAAAGTAAACAGAGTGGACAAAGTGATTCATACTGCAGGTGGAAAAGGGCTGAATGTGGCACGGGTCATCCATGCACTTGGTGTTCCTGTCAAAGCGGTAGGGATTATTGGTGGGCATAATGGGAATCTGATTTGTGATTTACTATCACAAGAAGGAATTGATTTTGACTTCATGCGCGCACCAATTGAGTCTCGTAGTTGTATAAATATTATAGATAAAAACGGGCAGTCGACTGAATTGTTGGAATCAGGTAATGAAGTGAATGACGAGGTGATTTCTAGATTCCTAACGTATTTTGAACAGATGCTTACAGGTATAGAGATTGTTACATTATCGGGAAGCGTGCTAAAAGGGATGCCGGAAACGATATATAGACAACTCGTTTCTATTGCTAAAAAGAAGCATAAAAAAGTCATTTTAGATACAAATGGTGAGTATCTATTGCATGGAATTGAGGGTTCCCCGACGATTATTAAACCGAATCGACAAGAAATTGAGCACATCATGGGCGTGGAAAATGCGACTATCGAACAATTAGTAGAACATTGTTTGTCATATGTTGAGATGGGTGTGGAAAAAGTACTTGTATCACTCGGTCATGAAGGCGCCTTACTCGTTTCAGAAGAAGGGGTATGGAAAGGTTGTCCGCCTAAATTGGAAGTCGTCAATACGGTTGGATCTGGAGATTCGATGGTGGGCGCTCTTGCCGTTGGCTTGCAGCAACAAATTTCCCCGGAACAATTGTTACGTAGCGCAATTGCAGTATCGGCCGCAAACACACTAACGGAAAAAACGGGTGAAGTTAGGAAGGAAGATATCTCCTCAATTTATAATCGAACTCAGGTTACTACATTACGATGA
- a CDS encoding ABC transporter permease, which produces MTAFGKKFNLKEFIINNNTFIILLLLIIVSASLSDTFLTTMNLRNIALQQAGPILVAIGLLYVILAGGIDLSVGSIMAVGATVSAIMITDFGMHFSVSIGVAVLIGLLFGAFSGILVAYLGIQGFVATLATMTIARGIAFVITEGRPVKIESGTISLLVSKDFMYPIIIITALLIVIFTIIQRYTGYGRKVVAIGSNETALQLAGVRTKQYVMSTYALSGALAALAGVFVAARSSTGSATIGMGQELDAIAAVVIGGASLMGGRGFVLNTVAGALILGLIGNIMNLMAVPSYPQDIIKGVIIIAAVLLQIMTSKRERTV; this is translated from the coding sequence ATGACAGCATTCGGTAAGAAATTCAATTTGAAGGAATTCATCATCAATAACAATACGTTTATTATCTTATTGCTATTGATTATCGTGAGCGCTTCGTTATCAGATACATTTTTGACAACGATGAACTTGCGTAATATTGCTTTGCAGCAAGCAGGTCCGATTTTGGTTGCAATCGGTTTGTTGTATGTCATTTTGGCGGGCGGTATTGACTTATCTGTTGGTTCTATCATGGCTGTTGGGGCAACTGTATCTGCCATCATGATTACCGATTTTGGTATGCACTTCTCCGTTTCGATTGGTGTGGCGGTTTTAATTGGCTTATTATTTGGTGCGTTTTCTGGCATACTCGTAGCTTATCTGGGGATACAAGGGTTTGTTGCCACGCTCGCCACGATGACGATTGCTAGGGGAATTGCCTTCGTCATCACGGAAGGACGCCCGGTAAAAATCGAGTCCGGTACGATTAGTTTATTGGTGAGTAAAGATTTCATGTATCCGATTATTATTATTACGGCTTTGTTGATTGTTATTTTTACGATTATTCAGCGCTATACAGGGTATGGACGTAAAGTGGTGGCAATTGGTAGTAACGAAACGGCTTTACAGTTAGCGGGTGTACGAACGAAACAATATGTCATGTCAACTTATGCACTTTCAGGGGCACTGGCAGCATTGGCAGGGGTATTCGTGGCTGCCCGATCTTCTACAGGCAGTGCGACAATTGGGATGGGGCAAGAACTAGATGCCATTGCGGCGGTTGTCATTGGAGGAGCGAGCTTGATGGGTGGAAGAGGCTTTGTATTGAATACAGTTGCTGGAGCGCTCATCCTGGGTCTAATCGGAAATATTATGAACTTGATGGCGGTACCATCTTATCCGCAAGACATTATTAAGGGTGTCATCATTATTGCGGCAGTATTATTGCAAATCATGACAAGTAAGAGAGAACGCACGGTGTAG
- a CDS encoding sugar ABC transporter ATP-binding protein, translating to MVTSDYIIEMNHISKNFGGVKALEDVHMNVIKGEIHALIGENGAGKSTLMKILAGAYAKDAGTIVIDGQEATVSTPRSMIDLGVSVIYQEFMLAPDLTVAENIFIDKLNESGLFINWKDLKRRAKEQLSKIGFGHIDPTKKVGELSVAYQQIVEICKCLAKNSKVLVFDEPTAVLTHSETQNLLELIKKLKADGVTIVYISHRLEELFAISDKITVLKDGKYVDTVETAQITKEQLVTLMVGREIEQLFPERNATIGEEILRIENLYTAGLVEDASFFLRKGEVLGFSGLVGSGRTETMRAIFGADRKTKGKVVYFGEEVEIKNPKMAIKLGIGLLPEDRKTQGLLLKQPIRINTTLVSQQRNGFISHQKEKNRVEELLAQIATKYGSTEDNVDSLSGGNQQKVALAKWLAIETKLLIFDEPTRGVDVGAKTEIYRIINGLAEEGVGIIIISSEMAEIIGTCDRAIVMREGQISGELSKEHLTENNLIKLAMGV from the coding sequence ATGGTGACTTCCGATTACATTATAGAAATGAACCATATATCCAAAAATTTCGGAGGTGTTAAAGCTCTGGAAGATGTACATATGAATGTCATCAAAGGAGAAATTCATGCCTTGATTGGCGAGAATGGAGCAGGTAAATCAACCCTGATGAAGATCCTAGCGGGTGCTTATGCCAAAGATGCAGGCACGATTGTGATTGATGGACAAGAAGCAACGGTTTCTACACCACGGTCCATGATTGATTTAGGTGTCTCAGTCATTTATCAAGAATTTATGTTAGCCCCTGACTTAACGGTCGCGGAAAATATATTTATTGATAAATTAAATGAATCTGGGTTATTCATCAACTGGAAAGATCTAAAGAGAAGGGCAAAAGAACAATTATCGAAAATCGGATTTGGCCACATTGATCCTACTAAAAAAGTCGGTGAATTAAGTGTTGCCTATCAACAGATTGTAGAAATTTGTAAATGTCTTGCGAAAAACTCAAAGGTTCTTGTTTTTGATGAGCCGACAGCTGTTTTGACTCATTCAGAAACTCAAAATCTCCTAGAGTTGATTAAAAAATTGAAAGCAGATGGTGTGACGATTGTCTATATTTCACATCGCCTAGAAGAACTATTTGCCATCAGCGATAAAATCACGGTATTAAAGGATGGCAAGTATGTGGATACCGTCGAAACTGCTCAAATAACAAAAGAGCAGTTAGTTACCTTAATGGTTGGTCGGGAAATCGAACAACTATTTCCAGAACGAAATGCAACGATTGGCGAGGAAATTCTGCGCATTGAAAATTTATATACAGCTGGTTTAGTGGAGGATGCATCTTTCTTTTTACGAAAAGGAGAAGTGCTGGGGTTTAGTGGATTAGTTGGTTCTGGACGAACAGAAACGATGCGTGCCATTTTTGGAGCGGATCGAAAGACGAAGGGGAAAGTCGTATATTTTGGAGAAGAAGTTGAAATAAAAAATCCGAAGATGGCCATTAAATTAGGCATCGGATTATTACCGGAGGATCGAAAGACACAAGGCCTTCTTCTTAAACAGCCGATTCGAATCAATACGACCCTAGTTTCGCAACAACGAAATGGCTTCATTAGCCATCAAAAAGAGAAGAATCGAGTAGAGGAGTTATTGGCTCAGATTGCTACGAAGTATGGATCGACGGAAGATAATGTAGATAGCTTGAGTGGGGGAAATCAACAAAAAGTGGCATTGGCCAAATGGTTAGCAATTGAAACAAAACTGCTTATTTTCGATGAACCGACCCGTGGAGTTGACGTAGGCGCTAAAACGGAAATTTATCGAATCATCAATGGGCTAGCTGAAGAAGGTGTAGGAATCATTATTATTTCTTCAGAGATGGCAGAGATAATTGGCACTTGTGATCGAGCAATTGTCATGCGAGAAGGGCAAATTTCTGGTGAGTTATCAAAAGAACATCTCACTGAAAATAACTTAATTAAATTAGCTATGGGGGTTTAG
- a CDS encoding glucose 1-dehydrogenase — protein sequence MDMLKKLFSLEGRTILITGGSRGIGREVAEHVAAVGANIVIFDIQGDKAAEAATEIAEKYGCRTFSCEVDVTDYEGVNRCLQQAVERMGKIDLLFNNAGIVIQKPVIESTPEEWNKVIDVNLNGVYYVAQLFGKYLIENGIKGAIVNTASMSGRIVNYPQLQASYNTSKAGVVHLTKSLAYEWAPHNIRVNCISPGYMFTELTSFVREDWRNQWAELTPMKRLGTPEELAGAVIYLLSDSASFVTGSELVIDGGFTII from the coding sequence ATGGATATGTTGAAAAAGTTATTTTCATTGGAAGGTAGAACGATATTAATAACAGGTGGTTCAAGAGGAATCGGCCGAGAAGTGGCGGAGCATGTTGCTGCGGTAGGCGCAAATATCGTTATTTTTGATATTCAAGGAGACAAAGCAGCAGAAGCAGCAACTGAAATTGCTGAGAAATATGGTTGTCGAACATTTTCATGTGAAGTTGATGTAACTGATTATGAAGGAGTAAATCGCTGTTTACAACAAGCTGTGGAACGAATGGGGAAAATTGATTTACTCTTTAATAATGCAGGTATCGTCATTCAGAAACCAGTCATTGAATCGACTCCAGAAGAATGGAATAAAGTCATTGACGTTAATTTAAATGGCGTCTATTATGTAGCACAGCTATTCGGAAAGTATTTAATAGAGAATGGCATTAAAGGGGCGATTGTTAACACGGCCTCCATGTCAGGACGTATCGTCAACTATCCGCAGCTTCAAGCATCTTATAATACGTCGAAGGCGGGAGTTGTCCATCTGACGAAATCACTCGCATATGAATGGGCTCCACATAATATTAGAGTTAACTGTATAAGTCCAGGATATATGTTTACAGAGCTGACTTCTTTTGTTAGAGAGGATTGGCGAAATCAGTGGGCTGAATTGACACCGATGAAACGATTAGGAACACCAGAAGAGTTAGCTGGAGCCGTTATCTATTTACTATCTGACTCTGCTTCGTTTGTCACAGGAAGTGAGCTGGTGATTGATGGCGGATTTACGATTATATAA
- a CDS encoding galactitol-1-phosphate 5-dehydrogenase has protein sequence MKAGVLHGREKLVYEEVDMPLPGPGDVLVKVKFTGICGSDIPRVNGNAAHSYPIILGHEFSGEVVKIGENVERLQVGDRVAGAPLLPCMECEQCKSGDYALCENYSFVGSRRNGSFAEYVVIPEKNAIRFESSISYMKGAFFEPITVAYHGIKRLNFRPGSSVAILGVGNIGFFTLQWLKLLGASHITVFDISEERLALAKRYGANECIHTKDENFLSEMNKNGQVRHFDFVYETAGNTATIKLTFELVKKKGAVCLIGTPTQELTFSIDEWEKINRKEFTLTGSWMSYSKDFPGEEWKETAKYIESGAIQIDDSLLYKVFPLSEIAEAFEQFKIPGAVKGKILIDSEK, from the coding sequence ATGAAAGCAGGAGTATTACATGGGAGAGAAAAATTAGTTTATGAAGAGGTAGACATGCCGTTGCCAGGCCCAGGAGATGTCTTGGTAAAAGTAAAATTTACGGGCATTTGTGGTTCGGATATTCCCCGGGTAAATGGAAATGCTGCACATAGCTATCCAATCATACTAGGACATGAATTTTCAGGGGAAGTAGTGAAAATCGGAGAAAATGTGGAGAGATTGCAAGTTGGTGATCGGGTTGCAGGTGCACCGTTGTTGCCTTGTATGGAGTGTGAACAATGTAAAAGTGGCGATTATGCACTCTGTGAAAACTATAGCTTTGTCGGTTCCAGAAGAAACGGAAGCTTCGCCGAATATGTTGTCATACCCGAGAAGAACGCCATTCGGTTTGAATCGTCAATCTCTTATATGAAAGGCGCATTTTTTGAGCCGATAACAGTGGCGTATCATGGGATTAAGCGCCTCAATTTTAGACCGGGCTCTTCGGTTGCGATATTAGGCGTGGGCAATATTGGTTTCTTTACTTTGCAATGGTTGAAGCTGTTAGGAGCAAGTCATATTACAGTTTTCGATATTAGCGAGGAGCGATTGGCATTAGCGAAACGTTATGGCGCAAATGAATGTATCCATACAAAAGATGAAAACTTCTTGAGCGAAATGAACAAAAATGGACAAGTTAGACACTTTGATTTTGTTTATGAAACAGCGGGGAATACCGCAACGATTAAACTGACGTTTGAATTAGTGAAGAAAAAAGGGGCGGTTTGTCTAATTGGTACGCCAACCCAAGAACTAACATTTAGCATTGATGAGTGGGAAAAAATCAATCGGAAGGAATTCACACTCACGGGTTCCTGGATGTCATATAGTAAAGACTTCCCTGGTGAAGAATGGAAGGAAACGGCAAAGTATATAGAATCAGGAGCGATTCAAATAGATGATTCATTGCTTTATAAAGTTTTCCCGCTGAGTGAAATTGCGGAGGCGTTTGAACAATTCAAAATACCGGGTGCTGTCAAAGGAAAAATTTTAATCGATAGCGAAAAGTAG
- a CDS encoding phosphoglycerate dehydrogenase has protein sequence MKPKILITPKSFQKYKMKPIEMLEQQGFEVLENTTGRTFTEEEIIEVAKEGVVGIIVGVDPLPAHVLESCAQLQAVSKYGVGMDNIDLEKAQQLGIQVQNAIGTNNISVAELTIGLMFESARKLSQSVQTVKAMGWERVIGCELTGKRVAVIGGGQIGKEVAKRCRGLQMTVTIYDPYFNDQAFLDEFNVQRSEHFDDAIRSADFVTLHLPVTTATKHIIDAKVFSDMKPTSILINTARGELVDEQALFEALSTGQIAVAAQDVYSQEPPVEGDPLVALPNFILTPHIGAFTQESVERMAIVSTQNLLNMLEDEV, from the coding sequence ATGAAACCTAAAATACTAATTACACCCAAATCATTTCAAAAGTATAAAATGAAACCAATTGAAATGCTGGAACAACAAGGCTTTGAAGTGTTAGAAAACACAACGGGCCGCACGTTTACAGAAGAGGAAATCATTGAAGTTGCCAAAGAGGGAGTCGTTGGCATTATCGTCGGCGTAGATCCGCTACCTGCACATGTACTGGAATCGTGTGCCCAACTGCAGGCTGTTTCAAAATACGGAGTGGGAATGGATAATATCGATTTGGAGAAGGCGCAACAGTTGGGGATACAAGTACAAAATGCGATTGGCACAAATAACATCTCTGTCGCAGAGTTGACGATTGGTCTAATGTTTGAGAGTGCACGTAAACTTTCCCAATCTGTGCAAACCGTTAAGGCAATGGGATGGGAGCGTGTGATTGGCTGTGAACTGACGGGGAAGCGTGTAGCTGTAATCGGCGGAGGACAAATAGGAAAAGAAGTTGCTAAACGATGTAGAGGGCTTCAAATGACTGTGACCATTTATGATCCGTATTTTAATGATCAAGCATTTCTTGACGAGTTCAATGTACAACGTTCCGAACACTTTGATGACGCAATTCGCTCGGCCGATTTTGTCACGCTTCATTTGCCGGTGACAACTGCAACGAAGCATATCATCGATGCAAAAGTATTTAGTGACATGAAACCGACCTCTATTTTAATCAATACCGCACGCGGGGAATTAGTGGATGAGCAAGCATTATTTGAGGCGTTATCAACTGGACAAATTGCAGTGGCAGCTCAAGATGTCTATTCTCAAGAGCCTCCTGTAGAAGGCGATCCATTGGTTGCACTCCCTAATTTTATTTTAACGCCGCATATTGGGGCTTTTACACAAGAGTCGGTGGAACGAATGGCTATCGTCTCCACACAAAATCTACTCAATATGTTAGAGGATGAGGTGTGA
- a CDS encoding alcohol dehydrogenase catalytic domain-containing protein has translation MKMKQAIMTEPGSIVFQDVDIPEVGNKEIKIKIKSIGVCGSDIHVNHGKHPYTSYPVVQGHEIAAEVKEVGKDVTGIKVGDKVTVQPQVVCGECYPCRNGMYHVCEELKVMGFQTTGMASEYFVVDAEKAIILPDSFSWEEGAMIEPLAVAVHAVRRVPSIENKNVVVIGGGPIGNLVAQTAKALGAKQVVVSELSATRLTIAQQCGLETIDSNEEGLSEGIVRYFGDSKADVIFECVGSSYTVAQSIEVARKGSTVVIVGVVSDLTKVNMGFVQDHELAILGSAMYQTVDFNRAVELIKAQQINLQSLITNHIEFEDYSEAYSIIDTQKDLVMKVIIDMEKEQQ, from the coding sequence ATGAAGATGAAGCAAGCGATTATGACGGAACCAGGAAGCATCGTATTCCAAGACGTCGACATTCCTGAAGTGGGGAATAAAGAAATTAAAATTAAGATTAAAAGTATTGGCGTTTGTGGTTCTGATATCCATGTGAATCATGGTAAGCATCCATATACTTCGTATCCTGTTGTGCAAGGGCATGAAATTGCTGCAGAAGTGAAAGAAGTCGGCAAAGATGTTACGGGAATCAAAGTAGGGGATAAAGTGACCGTCCAGCCGCAAGTAGTATGTGGCGAATGTTATCCTTGCCGTAATGGAATGTATCATGTGTGTGAAGAACTCAAAGTGATGGGCTTTCAAACGACGGGAATGGCCAGTGAATACTTTGTAGTCGATGCAGAAAAAGCGATTATCCTGCCAGATTCTTTTTCATGGGAAGAAGGAGCAATGATTGAACCATTAGCTGTGGCGGTTCATGCTGTTCGGCGTGTCCCTTCTATTGAAAACAAGAATGTAGTTGTAATAGGTGGGGGGCCAATTGGAAACTTAGTTGCGCAAACAGCAAAAGCTTTAGGTGCCAAGCAAGTCGTAGTGTCTGAGTTAAGCGCAACGCGTCTTACAATTGCACAACAATGCGGTTTAGAAACGATTGATAGTAACGAAGAGGGTCTTTCTGAAGGGATCGTTCGTTACTTTGGTGACAGTAAAGCAGATGTTATTTTCGAGTGTGTCGGCTCTAGTTACACTGTAGCTCAGTCGATTGAAGTGGCGAGAAAAGGGAGCACAGTCGTTATCGTAGGTGTTGTTTCTGATTTAACAAAAGTGAATATGGGATTTGTTCAAGATCATGAATTAGCGATTTTAGGTAGTGCGATGTATCAAACTGTTGATTTTAATCGAGCGGTAGAATTGATTAAAGCACAACAGATTAACCTACAATCACTCATTACCAATCATATAGAGTTTGAGGATTATTCCGAAGCCTATTCGATTATCGATACACAGAAGGATCTCGTAATGAAAGTAATAATAGATATGGAGAAAGAACAACAGTAA
- a CDS encoding shikimate dehydrogenase: MILPEKATVPTMYFIGVTTTKSSIMKLFPEWAKALGLENAVLKGIDMEIHANPEDYRKVVEFIKNDELSMGALVTTHKIDLYEAAEDLFDYLDPFAQMFGELSSISKRDGKLCGHAKDPISSGLALESFVPVNYWNDHRGELFIIGAGGSAIAICAYLLDPKNGENIPSRVVVANRSQKRLTEIEEIIQEVNPKATVEYHLTPESVQNDKLLEGLKPHSLVVNATGLGKDRPGSPLTDNAAFPQDSLVWELNYRGELDFMHQAIAQAEQRHLHVEDGWIYFIHGWTQVVAEVFNVEIIGEKFAQIEQISNQMR; the protein is encoded by the coding sequence TTGATTTTACCTGAAAAAGCAACTGTACCAACGATGTATTTTATAGGGGTGACGACAACAAAGTCCTCTATTATGAAGCTTTTCCCGGAATGGGCAAAAGCATTGGGATTGGAAAACGCTGTGCTAAAAGGTATTGATATGGAAATCCATGCCAATCCTGAAGATTATAGAAAAGTAGTCGAATTTATAAAAAATGACGAGCTGTCAATGGGAGCTTTGGTCACTACGCATAAGATTGATTTGTATGAGGCTGCAGAAGACTTGTTTGATTACTTAGATCCGTTTGCGCAAATGTTTGGCGAATTATCGTCCATTTCTAAAAGAGATGGAAAACTTTGCGGACATGCGAAAGATCCGATTTCAAGCGGTTTGGCATTGGAAAGCTTTGTGCCCGTTAATTACTGGAATGATCATCGAGGCGAGCTATTTATCATCGGAGCGGGCGGAAGTGCAATTGCCATCTGTGCATATTTGTTGGATCCAAAAAATGGTGAAAATATCCCATCGCGAGTCGTTGTTGCTAACCGTAGTCAAAAACGTTTGACTGAAATAGAGGAGATTATACAAGAAGTAAATCCTAAAGCAACTGTTGAATATCATTTAACACCGGAATCTGTGCAAAACGACAAACTGTTAGAAGGATTGAAACCACATTCTTTGGTAGTCAATGCGACTGGACTTGGAAAAGACCGACCTGGTTCACCGTTGACGGATAACGCGGCATTCCCACAAGACAGTTTGGTTTGGGAATTGAATTACCGTGGCGAATTGGATTTCATGCATCAGGCAATTGCACAAGCCGAACAGCGTCATCTACATGTAGAGGACGGCTGGATTTACTTCATCCATGGCTGGACACAAGTGGTTGCGGAAGTGTTTAACGTAGAAATTATTGGCGAGAAGTTTGCTCAAATTGAACAAATATCTAATCAAATGAGATAA
- a CDS encoding zinc-binding dehydrogenase — translation MKTVVVSTQGKLEVWDVERPQITSKQAMVRTVSCGICGTDATLIKQSFKGFDSASYPLTLGHEGVGEVVEVGDEVTSFEVGDLVVLPFVPNLIHDGQTLHAGWGAFSEYGIIDDLEAYAPGEAPEVAFAQKKLPTFIDKYEAPVLVTLREVYSSIRYFNIQPGESIVVYGSGPVAMAFIKLLTLLGIKDIVAVVRSEEKKQLLEKLGAKVSINSSQHEIRKRLLTVYPTGVNYVLDAVGSENIMNEAITLLKDRGEILCYGVPKANSMNLNWENAPYNWKLNLQQMPYKEEEGACHDQIIQWVFEEKLQLSDFISEIIDFEHITEAFQDYLAGKKTKKVIIKYT, via the coding sequence ATGAAAACAGTAGTTGTTTCAACGCAGGGGAAACTGGAAGTCTGGGACGTGGAACGCCCTCAAATTACAAGTAAACAGGCTATGGTAAGAACAGTCAGTTGTGGGATTTGCGGTACAGACGCGACACTCATCAAACAATCATTTAAAGGGTTTGACTCTGCATCGTATCCGCTGACTCTTGGCCATGAAGGTGTTGGTGAAGTAGTGGAAGTAGGGGATGAAGTTACAAGCTTTGAGGTTGGCGATTTGGTTGTCCTTCCATTTGTTCCGAACCTTATACATGATGGGCAGACACTGCACGCTGGTTGGGGCGCGTTTAGCGAATATGGTATTATCGACGACTTGGAAGCATACGCACCGGGTGAAGCCCCTGAAGTTGCATTCGCACAGAAAAAATTGCCGACGTTTATAGATAAATATGAAGCGCCTGTCCTCGTTACATTAAGAGAAGTATATAGTTCCATTCGTTATTTCAATATTCAGCCGGGAGAGTCGATTGTTGTATATGGAAGCGGCCCGGTAGCGATGGCGTTTATCAAGCTGCTAACATTGCTTGGGATAAAAGATATAGTTGCTGTCGTTCGAAGTGAAGAGAAAAAGCAATTACTTGAGAAACTTGGTGCGAAGGTAAGTATTAATAGTTCACAGCATGAAATTCGGAAGAGATTATTAACGGTTTATCCGACAGGTGTAAATTATGTGTTGGATGCGGTTGGTTCTGAGAACATTATGAACGAAGCCATTACACTATTGAAAGATCGTGGAGAAATTCTGTGTTACGGTGTACCGAAAGCGAATAGTATGAATTTGAATTGGGAAAATGCACCCTACAATTGGAAGCTAAACCTTCAGCAAATGCCTTATAAAGAAGAAGAAGGTGCCTGCCATGACCAAATCATTCAATGGGTGTTTGAAGAGAAGTTGCAGTTAAGCGATTTTATTTCGGAAATTATTGATTTTGAACATATAACAGAGGCGTTCCAAGATTATCTAGCTGGTAAGAAGACGAAAAAAGTGATTATCAAATATACGTAA